The following coding sequences lie in one Pontibacter sp. G13 genomic window:
- the rsfS gene encoding ribosome silencing factor: protein MEQKVALDAKALTDLVIEGLQNLKGKEIVRMDLSQTDGAMTDYFVICTGTSDTHVSALADSVLKTVKEQSGDIPISKEGMDVCEWVLIDYVNVIVQIFLKEKREFYRLESLWGDADIERIPDM, encoded by the coding sequence ATGGAGCAAAAAGTCGCCTTGGACGCGAAGGCATTGACAGATCTGGTGATTGAAGGCCTTCAAAACCTCAAAGGAAAAGAGATCGTGCGGATGGATCTGTCCCAGACAGATGGTGCCATGACTGATTATTTTGTCATTTGCACGGGTACGTCTGACACTCACGTTTCGGCATTGGCTGATTCTGTCTTGAAGACAGTCAAAGAGCAAAGCGGAGATATTCCCATCAGCAAGGAAGGCATGGATGTCTGCGAATGGGTATTGATCGATTACGTGAATGTAATTGTGCAGATTTTCTTAAAAGAGAAAAGAGAGTTCTATCGGCTTGAATCCCTTTGGGGAGATGCTGATATCGAACGAATTCCCGATATGTAA
- a CDS encoding glycerophosphodiester phosphodiesterase — protein sequence MPPQEKPFDFQGHRGCRGLLPENSIPAFKKAIDLGVTTLELDVVISKDSLVVVSHEPFLSHEICLDLDGNPISEELEQSYNMFQMTYQEIQSYDCGSKPHPRFPEQASMDVRKPLLSEVIQQMEAYSASQGKAPLSYNIETKSQPGRDHVFHPSPEVFTQLVVEVIQEGGIAERTILQSFDVRTLQAAHQHYPDLPLALLVEEAGPFQSHLDRLGFTPSIYSPEYSLLNQAAVQQLHEAGIRVIPWTVNDPKAAKQLEEMGVDGFITDYPDRVRPTVK from the coding sequence ATGCCCCCCCAAGAAAAGCCCTTCGATTTCCAAGGCCATCGAGGATGTCGTGGACTCCTTCCCGAGAATTCCATTCCAGCCTTCAAAAAGGCCATAGATCTTGGAGTCACCACCCTAGAATTGGATGTTGTGATCAGCAAAGACAGCTTGGTGGTCGTTTCCCACGAGCCATTCCTCTCCCACGAAATATGCTTAGATCTGGATGGCAATCCTATCTCTGAGGAATTGGAACAATCCTACAATATGTTCCAGATGACTTATCAGGAAATCCAATCCTATGATTGCGGCAGCAAACCCCATCCTCGTTTTCCAGAGCAAGCCTCCATGGACGTCCGGAAACCTCTACTGTCCGAGGTCATTCAGCAAATGGAGGCATATTCTGCCTCACAGGGAAAAGCCCCATTGTCCTACAACATCGAAACCAAATCACAGCCGGGTCGAGACCATGTCTTCCATCCATCCCCAGAAGTATTCACCCAACTGGTAGTTGAAGTCATCCAAGAGGGCGGAATAGCAGAGCGGACCATTCTACAATCATTCGATGTCCGCACCTTGCAAGCAGCTCACCAACACTATCCAGATTTGCCATTGGCGCTCTTGGTGGAAGAAGCTGGCCCATTCCAATCTCATCTCGATCGACTAGGATTCACGCCTTCGATATACAGTCCGGAATATTCGCTTCTTAACCAAGCGGCCGTTCAGCAGCTTCACGAAGCGGGCATTCGGGTAATTCCTTGGACTGTGAATGATCCCAAAGCAGCCAAACAATTGGAAGAGATGGGCGTAGACGGTTTTATTACGGATTATCCGGATCGGGTGCGCCCAACTGTCAAATGA
- a CDS encoding TonB-dependent receptor produces the protein MRILDEVLLSPVSEVSIKIINPPGIIPEEILLGQSDLAGRIDLPDTLSPFSVLEFKHPNYQDQRIGLEQVASQANQIFLKEAIYSLNDVVLSASKYQNQSEEIPQQIQVIKAQEIQFQNPLTSAELLEQGGQVFVQRSQQGGGSPNLRGFEANKVLLVIDGVRMNNAIYRSGHLQNVITIDPEIIERTEVLFGPSSTIYGSDALGGVMHFYTKSPTLSSTGQVKVSGNGSIRFGSASRSFNVHGDVSVGGAKWGSLSSLSFSSFGDLRVGENYPEVYPAGFGERDSFVVVLPDRDTIVANPDVYQMTPSGYEQWDFLQKILFVPNDRLSHTLNIQVSNSSNVPRFDRLTRLRNGRLRHAEWYYGPQLRIMGTYQLKHQETRIYDQLTVTAAIQHIEESRHTRDFQSPNLENRLERVRVYSVNADARKSLFKEALILGYGLEYAGNQVLSDAFLSSPNFPEDRPLDTRYPDGGTYMGSAAAYATLEYRPKHDWTLVGGFRFTDVILNSSIVDNSFYEFPFTSIHQHHAALSGNLGITYHGQPWKIAAQFATGFRAPNLDDVAKIFDSGDAVIVVPNPDLTPEYTYNFEVTVGRTFAEKVGLEATGFYTIYDQAIILQPTTFNGQDSILYQGVLSEVKANTNAQQAFIAGANFHAFWHITGRWDLFQTVTYTAGSITSLGDDPLESVIPMDHIPPVFGRFGLKYHAKGFEGSCSVAYQGWKRVENYSERDLDNIEYATPAGSPAWWTLNLKASYAVSSFLNVQAGVENLLDRHYRVHSSRISAPGRNIYLTLRGHF, from the coding sequence TTGAGAATCTTGGACGAGGTACTACTATCCCCCGTTTCTGAAGTTTCCATCAAAATCATCAACCCCCCAGGTATCATCCCCGAAGAGATTCTATTGGGCCAGTCAGATCTCGCCGGACGAATTGACCTTCCAGATACCCTCTCTCCATTTTCCGTTTTGGAATTCAAGCACCCCAACTACCAAGATCAACGGATCGGTCTAGAACAGGTAGCCTCCCAAGCCAATCAGATTTTCCTTAAAGAGGCTATTTATTCCCTCAATGACGTGGTGCTCTCTGCCAGCAAGTATCAAAACCAATCAGAAGAAATTCCCCAGCAAATCCAGGTCATCAAGGCTCAAGAAATTCAATTTCAAAACCCCTTGACTTCTGCAGAACTATTGGAACAGGGTGGACAGGTATTTGTCCAACGCAGCCAACAAGGAGGCGGAAGTCCCAACCTTCGTGGCTTTGAGGCCAATAAGGTCTTGCTCGTGATCGATGGCGTCAGGATGAACAACGCGATTTACAGATCGGGACACCTTCAAAATGTCATCACAATAGATCCCGAAATCATCGAACGTACAGAGGTGCTTTTTGGTCCCAGTTCCACGATCTACGGAAGCGATGCCCTTGGCGGAGTCATGCATTTCTATACCAAAAGTCCGACCCTATCCTCCACAGGTCAGGTGAAAGTCAGCGGAAATGGTTCGATCCGATTTGGGAGTGCCAGCAGATCTTTCAATGTGCATGGTGATGTATCGGTGGGTGGAGCGAAATGGGGCAGTCTGTCGAGCTTGAGCTTTTCAAGCTTTGGAGACCTGAGGGTGGGAGAAAATTACCCAGAAGTATATCCAGCTGGATTTGGGGAAAGAGACTCTTTTGTAGTGGTATTGCCAGATCGGGACACGATCGTCGCCAATCCTGATGTGTACCAAATGACCCCTTCAGGATATGAGCAATGGGATTTCCTCCAAAAGATCCTCTTTGTCCCCAATGACCGATTGAGCCATACCCTGAATATTCAGGTGTCCAACTCGTCCAATGTCCCGAGGTTTGATCGGCTGACAAGACTCAGAAATGGTCGTCTCCGTCATGCAGAATGGTATTATGGCCCACAACTCCGAATCATGGGCACTTATCAGCTCAAGCACCAAGAAACCCGGATTTACGACCAGCTTACCGTCACCGCAGCTATTCAACATATTGAGGAAAGCCGACACACGCGCGATTTTCAATCTCCCAATCTTGAGAATAGGCTAGAGCGGGTCAGGGTGTATAGTGTCAATGCAGATGCTCGAAAAAGCCTCTTCAAAGAAGCGCTAATCTTGGGGTATGGTCTGGAATACGCAGGCAATCAAGTACTTTCGGATGCATTCCTTAGCTCTCCGAATTTCCCAGAAGATAGACCCTTGGATACAAGATACCCAGATGGCGGTACCTACATGGGATCTGCGGCGGCATACGCAACGCTGGAGTATCGGCCCAAACACGACTGGACCCTCGTTGGAGGATTCCGTTTTACAGACGTCATCCTGAACAGCTCCATTGTAGACAACAGCTTTTACGAATTTCCCTTTACGTCCATCCACCAACATCATGCTGCTTTGAGCGGAAACCTAGGCATCACCTATCATGGCCAGCCTTGGAAAATTGCCGCCCAGTTTGCCACCGGCTTTCGGGCACCTAATCTAGATGATGTCGCTAAGATTTTTGATTCAGGCGATGCAGTGATTGTGGTTCCCAATCCTGATTTGACTCCCGAGTACACCTACAATTTTGAGGTTACTGTGGGCAGGACATTCGCAGAAAAGGTAGGCCTTGAAGCTACTGGATTTTATACGATATATGATCAGGCGATCATCCTGCAGCCTACAACTTTCAATGGTCAAGATAGCATTCTCTACCAAGGTGTATTGAGTGAGGTCAAAGCCAATACCAATGCTCAGCAGGCATTTATTGCGGGTGCCAATTTCCATGCATTTTGGCATATCACTGGCCGTTGGGACCTTTTTCAAACGGTAACATATACTGCGGGGAGCATCACATCGCTTGGGGATGATCCACTTGAATCTGTGATTCCGATGGATCACATACCGCCGGTATTTGGAAGATTTGGATTGAAATATCATGCCAAAGGGTTCGAAGGCTCGTGTTCTGTAGCCTATCAAGGCTGGAAGCGAGTGGAAAACTACAGTGAGCGCGATTTGGACAATATCGAATATGCCACGCCAGCAGGCAGTCCCGCATGGTGGACGCTCAACCTGAAGGCATCCTATGCTGTGTCCTCTTTCCTCAATGTTCAAGCGGGAGTCGAAAATCTATTGGATCGCCATTATCGCGTGCATAGCTCTCGGATATCTGCTCCAGGACGCAATATTTATCTCACCCTACGAGGCCACTTTTAA
- a CDS encoding glycosyltransferase family 2 protein, giving the protein MNPDNPLAIETFDLSIIIVNYNVKHFLEQCLLSVKAACEGIQAEVIVVDNNSVDGSQQMLKDKFSEDIILIENTDNPGFSKANNQGIQIAKGRYVLLLNPDTVVEEHTFKKCIDFMDARPKAGALGVKMIDGQGEFLPESKRALPTAAVSFYKIFGLASIFPKSKRFGQYHLTYLDKDENHEIEILSGAYMFMRKTALDEIGYLDETFFMYGEDIDLSYRFILAGYQNYYLADTQIIHYKGESTKKGSLNYVRVFYQAMIIFAEKHFGGRRKRLFITAIHMAVYFRAFIAILRRMVDRLGFPLMEAGLIYGTIFGIKEYWEHYVKFIEGGFYPQEFSLVYMPAYTLVFVAFLWLAGAYKKPFRIRPLISAPFWAFVFIATCTYMFDGILNFSRAIVGLSAVFTMIIAIATRGLINQREKGTFFFMEERVRRAILFGESNGIEHAAKLIQQELDYPVELVGYVSDSDYQSQLGNLLHLGPQEQLREILQFYRVDEIIFPNQDLSTEAILQTMTTIRDLQVAYKIVPQGADYIVGPQAIHTSRFSQGLDFKLKNRQNQIQKRLFDLVSSSVLLLTFPLLFPFYKKPLGVLKKLTQVLFRKKHMVGYIHPDTPDLPTLRQGLLNMMFQSKSGQNTSINTQGLDQLYAQRYRWDLDLEILLRGWRNI; this is encoded by the coding sequence ATGAACCCCGATAATCCCCTAGCCATCGAAACGTTTGATCTTTCCATAATCATCGTCAACTACAACGTCAAGCACTTCCTAGAGCAATGCCTGCTCTCTGTGAAGGCCGCTTGCGAAGGCATCCAGGCTGAAGTGATTGTAGTGGACAATAACTCCGTCGATGGAAGTCAGCAAATGCTGAAAGACAAATTTTCGGAGGATATCATCTTGATTGAGAACACCGATAATCCGGGGTTTTCCAAAGCCAATAACCAAGGAATCCAAATAGCCAAAGGTCGATATGTCCTCCTTCTGAACCCAGATACTGTGGTTGAGGAACACACCTTCAAGAAGTGTATCGACTTCATGGATGCTCGTCCGAAAGCTGGGGCACTTGGCGTGAAGATGATCGATGGCCAAGGAGAGTTCCTCCCGGAATCCAAACGAGCACTTCCAACAGCTGCCGTTTCGTTCTACAAGATTTTTGGACTGGCCTCGATATTCCCCAAAAGCAAGCGATTTGGTCAATACCATCTCACTTATCTCGACAAGGACGAAAACCACGAAATAGAAATTCTTTCAGGAGCCTACATGTTCATGCGCAAGACCGCGCTGGACGAAATTGGCTATCTGGATGAGACCTTCTTCATGTATGGAGAGGATATCGACCTTTCTTACCGCTTTATCTTGGCGGGCTACCAGAATTACTACTTGGCCGATACCCAGATCATCCATTACAAAGGGGAAAGTACCAAAAAGGGAAGCCTCAACTACGTTCGGGTGTTCTACCAAGCCATGATCATCTTTGCCGAAAAGCACTTCGGAGGAAGACGGAAGCGCCTTTTCATCACAGCGATCCACATGGCGGTTTATTTCCGTGCCTTCATTGCCATTTTGAGGAGAATGGTCGATCGATTAGGGTTTCCCCTGATGGAAGCTGGCCTGATCTATGGGACGATCTTTGGCATCAAGGAATACTGGGAGCACTATGTAAAATTCATTGAAGGAGGATTTTACCCACAAGAATTCAGCCTTGTGTATATGCCAGCCTACACCCTCGTCTTCGTGGCGTTTTTGTGGCTAGCAGGCGCCTATAAAAAACCCTTCCGCATTCGTCCGCTGATTTCAGCGCCATTTTGGGCATTCGTTTTCATCGCGACGTGTACGTACATGTTTGATGGTATCTTGAATTTTTCCAGAGCTATCGTAGGGCTTTCGGCGGTATTCACCATGATCATCGCCATTGCTACCCGGGGATTGATCAATCAACGGGAAAAGGGCACCTTCTTCTTCATGGAAGAGCGTGTGAGAAGAGCCATTCTGTTTGGAGAATCGAATGGGATCGAACACGCGGCAAAGTTGATCCAGCAAGAACTTGACTATCCAGTTGAACTGGTGGGTTATGTTTCAGATAGTGATTATCAGTCCCAACTGGGCAATTTGCTCCATCTTGGTCCTCAGGAACAATTGCGGGAAATTCTCCAATTCTATCGGGTGGATGAGATTATTTTCCCCAATCAAGACCTTTCTACGGAGGCCATTTTGCAGACGATGACCACCATCCGAGATCTGCAGGTAGCGTACAAAATTGTCCCTCAGGGAGCTGATTATATTGTGGGTCCTCAAGCCATTCACACCTCCAGATTCTCACAGGGGTTAGATTTCAAACTCAAGAATCGTCAAAATCAGATTCAGAAACGCCTGTTCGATCTGGTGAGCAGCAGCGTGCTGCTATTGACGTTTCCCCTCCTATTTCCGTTCTACAAGAAACCGCTTGGCGTTCTCAAGAAATTGACTCAGGTATTGTTTCGGAAAAAACACATGGTCGGATATATTCACCCGGATACGCCTGATCTTCCGACTTTGCGTCAGGGGTTGTTGAATATGATGTTCCAATCCAAATCTGGCCAAAACACTTCCATCAATACCCAAGGGCTAGATCAGCTTTATGCCCAACGATATCGGTGGGATCTGGATCTGGAAATCTTGTTGAGAGGATGGAGGAATATCTAG
- the recR gene encoding recombination mediator RecR produces MEYPSKRIEDAVNELSNLPGIGKKTALRLALHILKQPETAAQQLGQALIEMRTNISYCKVCHNISDDDICHICSHPRRNKGLVCVVEDTKDVMALESTHQYHGVYHVLGGLINPLQGIGPSMLNIDSLVERVVAGEIEEVIFAFTSNIEGDTTAFYLSKKLAPHDVKVSSIARGIPVGTDLEFTDEVTLARSIVNRVQLTSNPNP; encoded by the coding sequence ATGGAATATCCCTCAAAACGGATTGAGGATGCAGTAAACGAATTGTCCAATCTACCGGGAATCGGTAAGAAGACAGCACTGCGCCTCGCCTTGCACATTCTCAAACAACCTGAAACTGCCGCCCAACAATTGGGACAGGCATTGATCGAGATGCGCACCAATATCTCCTACTGCAAAGTTTGCCACAACATTTCCGATGATGATATCTGCCATATTTGCAGTCATCCTCGCCGAAATAAAGGATTGGTCTGTGTCGTCGAAGACACCAAGGATGTCATGGCTCTAGAGAGTACCCATCAATATCATGGCGTTTACCATGTGTTGGGGGGATTGATCAATCCACTTCAGGGTATTGGGCCGTCCATGTTGAACATTGACAGCTTGGTAGAACGAGTGGTAGCAGGAGAAATCGAAGAGGTGATTTTTGCCTTTACCTCCAACATCGAAGGCGACACCACAGCATTTTACCTATCCAAAAAATTGGCTCCGCACGACGTGAAGGTTTCCAGCATTGCACGTGGAATTCCCGTTGGGACCGATCTGGAATTCACAGACGAAGTAACCTTGGCTAGATCCATTGTTAATCGTGTCCAACTGACCTCCAACCCCAATCCGTAA
- a CDS encoding S-adenosylmethionine:tRNA ribosyltransferase-isomerase: MSYHSDPSDIRLSDFTYSLPAERIADHPLEQRDASKLLVYKQGEISHLRFRDIGSELTSDMRLVFNDTKVIRARLHFPRQTGAIIETLLLNPHTPHEVNLAMMATGSCVWSCMIGKKKRWKDDEVLTLSVTVNGTPVNISARLQDRAANLVEFSWDVPTITFVDILGHLGELPLPPYIHRKATEEDHRQYQTVYAQHQGAVAAPTAGLHVTPEVLADLDARNIQRSFVTLHVSAGTFLPVKSDEVAEHDMHAEQMILNRDQIEALFPSLGNLVPVGTTSMRLLESMYWVGTLLLEDPDQFPAGKPFLIEQDLPYRKSFADLPTPQESVQAILDYLDRNGLETWVGDTRIFILPGYQFQVCRGLITNFHMPETTLILLVAALVGSDWERIYQTALDSDYRFLSYGDSSLLLPNG, from the coding sequence ATGTCTTACCACTCTGATCCCTCCGACATCCGATTGTCTGATTTTACCTATTCCTTGCCTGCTGAACGAATAGCTGATCACCCGCTCGAACAACGGGACGCTTCCAAGCTATTGGTCTACAAGCAAGGCGAAATATCCCACCTTCGCTTTCGGGATATCGGATCAGAATTGACCTCAGATATGCGCTTGGTATTCAACGATACCAAAGTGATCCGGGCAAGGCTTCATTTTCCGCGTCAGACTGGGGCGATCATCGAAACGCTTCTCCTCAATCCCCATACCCCGCATGAGGTCAATCTAGCCATGATGGCAACTGGCTCTTGCGTTTGGTCCTGTATGATCGGGAAAAAGAAAAGGTGGAAGGATGATGAAGTGTTGACACTTTCCGTTACCGTCAATGGAACTCCTGTAAATATCAGCGCCAGACTTCAGGACAGAGCGGCAAATTTGGTGGAATTTTCTTGGGATGTTCCCACTATCACGTTTGTGGATATTTTGGGACATTTGGGTGAATTGCCTTTGCCTCCCTATATCCATCGTAAAGCCACCGAGGAAGACCATCGCCAGTATCAGACCGTCTATGCCCAACATCAAGGCGCAGTTGCAGCTCCAACTGCCGGGCTGCACGTGACCCCAGAAGTGTTGGCGGATCTGGATGCCCGAAATATTCAGCGGAGCTTTGTCACGCTTCATGTTAGCGCAGGAACCTTTCTCCCTGTCAAATCCGATGAGGTAGCGGAACATGACATGCATGCCGAACAGATGATTCTCAATCGAGATCAAATCGAGGCGTTGTTCCCTTCCTTAGGGAATTTGGTACCGGTAGGAACGACCTCCATGCGTTTGCTTGAAAGCATGTACTGGGTAGGAACCCTCCTATTGGAAGATCCCGATCAATTTCCTGCTGGGAAGCCTTTTTTGATTGAGCAAGATCTCCCTTATCGGAAATCCTTCGCAGATTTGCCGACTCCGCAGGAATCTGTTCAAGCCATTTTGGACTATCTCGATCGCAATGGGCTGGAAACGTGGGTTGGAGACACCCGAATCTTCATCCTCCCGGGCTACCAATTTCAGGTCTGCAGAGGACTCATCACGAATTTTCACATGCCGGAGACGACCCTGATCCTGCTCGTGGCAGCACTAGTCGGATCGGATTGGGAACGCATCTACCAAACAGCCTTGGATTCAGATTATCGTTTCCTGAGTTATGGGGATTCTTCCTTGCTGTTACCAAATGGCTGA
- a CDS encoding tetratricopeptide repeat protein: MRTRFFYVLVALLMVGTIVFRCSQRATTWSSLDPENAYTGIESCQSCHQRIYDSFLQTGMGKSLYRPDPHQQIEDFRPDVAVHDTSRNFWYQPLWKGDSMYIREFRLSEMDTVYVREERIDYVVGSGHQTRSYLIEREGFLYEAPITWYVQAGIWDMSPGYAEHNSRFDREVGQDCMGCHTGHIDYVEGSKNRYRYISAGIDCEKCHGPGEDHIRRIEAGQLIDVGEETDFSIVNPAKLPVEEQFSVCQQCHLQGTNVWKSNATSILDFRPAMKLEEVVDVFLVDDGQTEDFGIASHAERLQASQCFIQSQGKLTCTTCHDPHRALESGDTQVYIRQCQQCHQSDKHLTCGVNPEQMESAKGNCVSCHMPSSGTSDIPHVRFHDHKIRVVSQDTVKVDEVIEYFRLFPAQSGNVSPSIQGRAWLSWYEEQSSSPQWLDSALSSLRPSDGFAYARAQYYAGKYQEALTVLNASPSEPASQFLKGEVLESMGKFAEAEQVFRGIFEENPNRLEAGYRALTAQLKAQAGNPQILDSVQAQIQQLLAIKPFDVRFLGTSGFLYLNQGNLRSAERMLVQALRLDPDNLQALENMIYTQAMKGNEIQVEEYLNQLRNLGPDQALIDRVEQQLTVWK, encoded by the coding sequence ATGCGTACCAGGTTTTTTTATGTGTTGGTGGCCCTCCTGATGGTTGGGACCATCGTATTCCGCTGTTCTCAAAGAGCCACTACATGGAGTAGCTTGGACCCCGAAAACGCATACACGGGAATCGAATCTTGCCAATCCTGCCATCAGCGAATCTATGATTCATTCCTTCAGACCGGCATGGGCAAATCCCTTTATCGGCCAGATCCTCACCAGCAGATCGAAGACTTTAGGCCCGATGTTGCGGTGCATGACACCTCCCGAAATTTCTGGTATCAGCCACTTTGGAAAGGGGATTCCATGTACATCAGGGAGTTTCGGCTGTCGGAAATGGATACGGTGTATGTCCGGGAGGAACGCATAGATTACGTGGTGGGCTCGGGGCATCAAACGCGATCGTACTTGATCGAGCGCGAGGGATTTCTTTACGAAGCTCCGATTACCTGGTATGTCCAAGCGGGGATTTGGGATATGAGCCCCGGGTATGCCGAGCATAATTCTCGATTTGATCGCGAAGTAGGACAAGATTGCATGGGCTGCCATACCGGGCATATTGATTATGTAGAAGGCTCCAAAAATCGATACCGATATATTTCTGCGGGCATAGACTGTGAGAAATGCCACGGCCCGGGTGAAGATCACATTCGGAGGATAGAAGCTGGACAATTGATCGATGTGGGCGAGGAAACGGATTTTTCGATCGTCAATCCCGCCAAACTCCCAGTGGAGGAACAGTTTTCTGTCTGTCAACAATGCCACTTACAGGGTACCAATGTCTGGAAGTCCAACGCTACGAGCATTCTGGATTTTAGGCCAGCGATGAAATTGGAGGAAGTAGTAGATGTCTTTTTGGTAGATGATGGACAAACAGAGGACTTTGGGATTGCTTCGCATGCTGAAAGACTTCAAGCATCTCAATGTTTCATTCAGTCTCAGGGGAAACTGACTTGCACTACTTGCCATGATCCGCACCGCGCACTCGAATCAGGGGACACGCAAGTGTACATTCGTCAGTGCCAGCAATGTCATCAATCGGATAAACACCTCACTTGTGGAGTGAATCCAGAGCAAATGGAATCAGCAAAAGGAAATTGTGTGAGTTGCCACATGCCATCCAGTGGTACATCTGATATTCCCCACGTCCGATTTCACGATCATAAGATCCGTGTCGTGTCTCAGGATACAGTGAAGGTAGACGAAGTGATCGAATACTTTAGGTTGTTTCCTGCACAATCTGGCAATGTGTCTCCTTCCATTCAAGGTAGGGCATGGTTGAGTTGGTACGAAGAACAATCCTCCAGCCCTCAATGGCTAGATTCTGCCTTGTCGAGTCTGAGACCTTCCGATGGTTTTGCTTACGCTAGGGCGCAGTACTATGCTGGCAAATATCAAGAAGCACTTACCGTATTGAATGCCAGCCCCTCCGAGCCAGCTTCTCAATTTCTGAAAGGAGAAGTGCTGGAGTCAATGGGTAAATTTGCAGAGGCGGAGCAGGTATTCCGAGGAATATTCGAAGAAAACCCCAATCGTCTTGAAGCAGGATACCGAGCTTTGACTGCTCAGCTGAAGGCGCAAGCGGGGAATCCTCAAATCTTGGACAGTGTGCAGGCTCAGATTCAACAATTGTTGGCCATCAAGCCATTTGATGTTCGATTTTTGGGTACGAGCGGATTCCTGTATCTCAATCAAGGAAACCTCAGATCGGCGGAGCGAATGTTGGTGCAAGCTCTCCGATTGGACCCGGACAATCTGCAAGCGCTGGAAAATATGATCTACACTCAAGCGATGAAAGGGAATGAAATTCAGGTGGAAGAATATCTGAATCAACTCCGGAATTTGGGTCCGGATCAGGCTTTGATTGATCGCGTGGAGCAGCAACTGACAGTTTGGAAATAA
- a CDS encoding DUF4286 family protein yields the protein MKIYSVSVSVLKDVEPAWKVWMQETHIPEMMATGFFSRYLMMRLLEPIVDESMVTYSIQYWCEAQSDLDDYLEKAAPAMQEDHNNRFPNQFVAFRTILEPIQESKTH from the coding sequence ATGAAAATTTATAGCGTGTCGGTTTCGGTGCTCAAAGATGTGGAGCCAGCGTGGAAGGTATGGATGCAAGAAACCCATATTCCTGAGATGATGGCTACAGGTTTTTTTTCTCGATATTTGATGATGAGACTCCTCGAACCGATCGTGGATGAGTCCATGGTGACCTACTCGATCCAATATTGGTGTGAAGCCCAATCGGATCTGGATGACTATCTGGAAAAGGCCGCTCCTGCCATGCAGGAAGATCATAACAATCGCTTCCCGAACCAATTTGTAGCCTTTAGGACCATTTTGGAACCTATCCAGGAAAGCAAGACCCACTAA
- a CDS encoding protease complex subunit PrcB family protein, translating to MNRLLLILSVGLTILVAACQGTKITQTEASSSGDTIPFEVLEKGSYSAIEQAGQYLIESEADWETWWKKIQANREPLPELPKIDFEQKTLVACFMGMRTNGGYSIEISDIRKDGNALNVQVIEREAGANCFVTEAITHPFVIVTIDKVSGAKASFNSTKEVTDC from the coding sequence ATGAATCGACTATTGCTCATATTGTCTGTCGGTCTGACCATTTTGGTGGCCGCATGCCAAGGAACCAAAATCACGCAGACTGAAGCTTCTAGTTCCGGTGATACCATTCCATTCGAAGTATTGGAGAAAGGTAGCTACAGTGCGATCGAGCAAGCTGGGCAATACCTGATCGAATCCGAGGCAGATTGGGAGACTTGGTGGAAAAAGATTCAGGCGAATCGCGAACCCCTTCCTGAATTGCCAAAGATTGACTTTGAGCAAAAAACACTGGTAGCTTGCTTTATGGGAATGCGTACCAATGGAGGCTACAGCATCGAGATTTCGGATATCCGTAAGGACGGAAATGCCCTCAATGTTCAAGTCATCGAACGAGAAGCAGGTGCCAATTGCTTTGTGACGGAAGCCATTACACATCCATTTGTCATTGTGACAATTGATAAAGTCTCAGGAGCTAAAGCATCCTTCAATTCCACCAAAGAGGTAACTGACTGCTAA